A genomic window from Elaeis guineensis isolate ETL-2024a chromosome 3, EG11, whole genome shotgun sequence includes:
- the LOC140856501 gene encoding ATP-dependent DNA helicase Q-like 3, with protein sequence MEWDSRRPPSHQDEGSLTDKKAISETLKEASKKRLLNALKQAQERLGDLPLDLEASAIFLEMDCFKKYEKVGKTFYNSQVAATVRWLSSSSHEQILDRLNANSTTLVSTNCKSVTPPPDPIILDHVPGEASTGENQDNIKLKHSNESVEMKAPGEKIELPQIPSFSEFINQKRKEGQMGSSGVSSQYPSRGVQKRILDSQKNGANNASKRIR encoded by the exons ATGGAATGGGATAGCCGGCGCCCCCCATCCCACCAGGAT GAGGGCAGTCTTACTGACAAAAAGGCCATATCTGAGACACTGAAAGAAGCAAGCAAAAAGAGGTTGTTGAATGCTCTCAAACAGGCTCAGGAAAGGCTTGGAGACCTACC GTTAGACCTCGAGGCTTCTGCTATCTTCCTTGAAATGGACTGCTTCAAAAAGTATGAGAAGGTTGGGAAAACATTCTATAACTCACAAGTCGCTGCGACAGTCAGGTGGCTGTCATCTTCGAGTCATGAGCAGATACTTGACCGGCTTAATGCGAATTCTACTACTCTAGTTAGCACCAACTGTAAATCTGTTACCCCACCACCAGATCCTATCATTCTGGACCACGTGCCAGGAGAAGCTTCTACTGGAGAAAACCAGGACAATATTAAATTAAAGCATTCTAATGAATCAGTAGAGATGAAAGCCCCTGGAGAAAAGATAGAACTTCCCCAAATCCCCTCCTTTTCGGAATTTATTAATCAGAAAAGGAAGGAGGGTCAGATGGGCTCCTCAGGGGTGTCAAGCCAGTACCCCTCTAGAGGTGTCCAGAAGAGGATTCTGGATTCTCAAAAAAATGGAGCAAACAACGCAAGCAAGAGGATTAGGTAG